From a region of the Elusimicrobiota bacterium genome:
- a CDS encoding protein kinase, with the protein MGLDSWAVRPLMPLAWALLAAANLAAQDADPSLESLKIDLGDAPRAEKALNAAIEKNPKHWLAYRARAMVRRSRKKYQKAFEDATSALKINPRDAWSHDILALIHIDLGRYLEAVSEANEALALNPKDAQALAARARAWESLQRPSQGLADLRQASAIDPQLGGLYRQALEGQRGEWLSSSILSPVSAMFLAALGVPLILFAFVLYRWADAAEPKPRPAMRRFDRLGFSLETPAKDSARPSGFRLMREIGEGAMGIVYEALDKALQRKVAIKKLREDIAHDPWQKQQFMREARTVAGLKHPNIVEIYTVLEQSEGLFLVFEFVSGQPLNRIINLRLTLNPIEALCLAEQVAEALDYAHEKGVTHQDLKPSNIIVDGAAAKVMDFGIARHEHFPPSSPKPDTPIGTPAYMAPEREQSGRPGMKESDIYSLGVCFYEMVSGKRPFGDGQAYFQKMQRTFRPLSTTLPNLPPELDLVMAKVLHPEPLERHGSAREFIADLKKVLVSNPSSGLL; encoded by the coding sequence GTGGGGCTAGACTCATGGGCGGTGCGCCCCCTAATGCCTCTGGCGTGGGCTTTGCTCGCGGCCGCTAACCTGGCGGCGCAGGACGCCGATCCATCCCTGGAAAGCCTCAAGATAGACTTGGGAGATGCCCCCCGCGCCGAGAAGGCCTTGAATGCTGCGATCGAGAAAAACCCCAAGCATTGGCTCGCCTACCGGGCCCGGGCCATGGTCCGCCGCTCGCGCAAGAAATACCAGAAGGCGTTCGAGGACGCGACCTCCGCCCTCAAGATCAACCCCCGCGACGCCTGGTCCCACGACATTCTGGCTCTCATCCATATCGACCTCGGCCGCTATTTGGAGGCCGTCTCAGAGGCCAACGAGGCGCTGGCCCTGAACCCCAAGGACGCCCAAGCCCTGGCCGCGCGCGCCCGCGCCTGGGAGAGCCTCCAACGCCCGAGCCAGGGACTGGCCGACCTGAGGCAAGCTTCGGCCATCGATCCACAGCTTGGGGGGCTTTACCGGCAGGCCCTGGAGGGGCAAAGGGGCGAGTGGCTTTCCTCCTCTATCCTTTCGCCCGTCAGCGCCATGTTCCTGGCCGCTTTGGGCGTGCCCCTCATCCTCTTCGCCTTCGTTCTGTACCGCTGGGCCGACGCCGCCGAGCCAAAGCCCAGGCCCGCCATGCGCCGCTTCGACAGGCTGGGGTTTTCCCTGGAGACCCCGGCCAAGGACAGCGCCAGGCCATCCGGGTTCAGGCTCATGCGCGAGATAGGAGAGGGCGCGATGGGGATCGTCTACGAGGCCCTCGACAAGGCCCTCCAGCGCAAGGTGGCGATCAAGAAGCTGCGCGAGGACATCGCCCACGACCCCTGGCAGAAACAACAGTTCATGAGGGAGGCCCGGACCGTGGCGGGGCTCAAGCACCCGAACATCGTGGAGATATACACCGTGCTAGAACAGAGCGAGGGGCTGTTCCTGGTCTTCGAGTTCGTTTCCGGCCAGCCCCTCAACAGGATCATCAATTTGAGACTTACACTCAACCCCATTGAGGCCTTGTGCCTGGCGGAGCAGGTGGCAGAGGCCCTGGACTACGCCCATGAGAAAGGGGTCACGCACCAGGACCTCAAGCCCTCCAATATCATCGTGGACGGGGCCGCGGCCAAGGTCATGGACTTCGGCATCGCCCGCCATGAGCACTTTCCCCCGTCCTCTCCCAAGCCAGACACCCCGATCGGCACCCCCGCCTACATGGCTCCCGAGAGGGAGCAAAGCGGGCGGCCCGGGATGAAGGAATCGGACATTTACTCCCTAGGGGTCTGCTTTTACGAGATGGTGTCCGGCAAGAGGCCGTTCGGCGACGGCCAGGCCTACTTCCAAAAAATGCAGAGGACTTTCCGCCCCCTCTCCACGACGCTCCCGAACCTCCCGCCGGAGCTCGATCTCGTGATGGCGAAGGTCCTGCACCCCGAGCCACTGGAACGCCATGGATCGGCGCGGGAATTCATAGCCGACTTGAAGAAAGTCCTGGTCTCGAATCCCTCGAGCGGCCTGCTCTGA